TCGAAAGATGGATTTATTTATCCAGTACGGTATGGCTGCGAGTATTCAAGCAATTAAAGATTCTGGTTTAGATATGAACCAAGAGCAAGCAAACCGTGTGGGTACAGCTATTGGAGCCGGCATGGGCGGTATGCCATTAATTGAGCAAAACCATGCAGCTTTGCTTAATGGTGGCCCACGTAAGGTATCGCCTTTTTTCGTGCCCAGTACCATCATTAATATGATAGCGGGCCATATTTCAATAATGTATGGCATGACAGGCCCAAACTTTGCTGTGACCACAGCATGTACAACCGGTGTACATAATATCGGTTTTGCTGCACGTACAATTGCCTATGGTGACGCAGATGTAATGATTGCCGGCGGGGCAGAAGATGTAACTTGTCCTCTTGCAGTAGCAGGATTTGGTTCGGCTAAAGCCTTGTCAACCCGTAATGATGATCCAACAAAAGCGAGTCGTCCATGGGACAAAGACCGTGATGGTTTTGTGATTGGTGATGGAGCGGGTGTGTTAGTGATGGAAGAATACGAACATGCAAAAGCGCGCGGTGCTAAAATTTATGGTGAGCTTGTTGGTTTTGGGATGAGTGGTGATGCTTTTCATATGACATCACCGCCAGCAGATGGTGCGGGTGCAGCTGCGGCTATGCTTAATGCTATCAATGATGCCGGCATTGCAAAAGAACAAGTTGGTTATATTAATGCTCACGGCACTTCGACTCCGGCTGGTGATAAAGCCGAAGCTGCTGCGGTTAAATCTGTTTTTGCCGAACATGCATATAATTTGTTGGTAAGTTCAACTAAATCGATGACTGGTCATTTATTAGGTGCAGCGGGTTCTGTAGAGGCAATTATTACTTTGCTGGCTTTGCAGGACCAAATTATACCGCCAACGATAAACTTAGATAATCCAGATGAAGGATGCGATTTAGATTTTGTTCCGCATACAGCCCGAGAGCATCAATTCGACTATGCATTATGTAATTCGTTTGGTTTTGGCGGCACAAATGGCTCGTTGTTGTTCAAAAAAGTGTAACAATAATATGAGCAAGTAAGGGAAGAGTGAATCTTCCCTTTTTTATGCTTAAAATTTGCCATAGATTAGTATTTATAATTCCGTTTAGTTGCCAATTTAAAGTAGACTCAAGGTATTATATTTTTAAAAAGGAAGCATCATGGCTGGAGTAGATAGAGCGATAACACTTCGATTTTTAGCAGAACCGGCAGATGTCAATTTTGGCGGTAAAGTTCACGGTGGCGCAGTAATGAAATGGATTGACTTAGCCGCTTATGCTACAGCAGCAGGTTGGAGCGGTAAGTATTGCATCACTGTATATGCTGGCGGTATTCGCTTTGTTAAACCAATCCATGTAGGTAATATCGTCGAAGTGACGGGTAAGATAATTTACACTGGCACATCATCGATGCATGTCGCTATTGATGTCAAAGCGGGCGATCCTAAAAATGCTGAGCGTCATCTTACAACACATTGTATTGTGATCATGGTCGCGGTAGATGATGAGGGTAAACCAACATCGGTACCTGAATGGCTGCCACAAACTGAAGATGATGTACGCTTAAGAGACACCGCTCTGCGTTTAATGGATATGCGTAAACGTATTGGTGCAGAGATGGAAGCTCATGTAAAACCCATCATAGAATAGTACCAATCTCAGAAAATAAGTGACAGAAATAGCGTAGAAAAATACGTGATAACAAGTCAGGTTTTTAGATAAATAGTTGTTCTATAATCAAAAAATGTAACACGGTTATCAAGTCTTTTACAGGTTATCAGTCTCACTTATTTATTACGATTGATATAACATTATAACAATAAATAAGAGGCTATTATGGCAAAGGTTGCGTTTCTTGGATTAGGTGTCATGGGGTTCCCGATGGCAGGTCACTTAGCCGCTGCTGGGCATGAGGTAACCGTTTATAATCGCACTAAAGCAAAAGCTGAATTATGGATTCAGCAGTATCAAGGTAAGATGGCTGCAACCCCCAAAGAAGCTGCTTTAGGTCAAGACTTGGTATTTACTTGTGTGGGTAACGATGATGATTTACGTCAGGTTGTTATGGGAGATGATGGTGCGATTCATGGGATGAGTCCAAATACTATCTTGGTCGATCATACAACGGCTTCTGCTGATGTTGCCCGCGAGTTATACGCCGCTCTAGCGATTAATCACATTGCCTTTCTCGATGCACCGATTTCAGGGGGGCAAGCTGGCGCTGTAAATGGTGTACTAACGGTGATGATGGGAGGCGATCAAGCGCCCTTTGAATCTGTTAAACCTATTATTGACGCTTACAGTCGCTGTGCAGAATTATTGGGTCCTGTTGGGTCTGGTCAATTAACCAAGATGGTTAATCAAATTTGTATTGCTGGGGTTGTACAAGGTTTAGCTGAAGGATTACATTTTGCTAAAAGTGCCGGTTTAGATGGCTTAAAGGTTATTGAAGTGATCAGTAAAGGCGCGGCACAAAGCTGGCAAATGGAAAACCGTTATCAAACCATGTGGCAAGGTGAATATAATTTTGGTTTTGCGATTGATTGGATGCGCAAAGATTTAGGTATCGCTTTGGATGAAGCTCGTCGAAATGGTTCAACATTACCTGTCGCTGCGCTAGTTGACCAGTTTTATGCAGATGTACAAGCAATGCAAGGCAATCGATGGGATACTTCAAGCTTATTGGCGCGTCTAGAAAAAAATCGGTGATGATTTTCTTTCGTTCAGTTTTACGTTTTATCTTCGTTTAATGCAAAAAGGACAGTCATGGCTGTCCTTTTCATTGAGGCTAACATACTGTTGTTAAATTGGTTCAACGACGATATGTTCAAGTTCAACAGCGGCAATAGTATGTAATGCATCCATTGCTGCACCAACAAGGCTTATTTGTCCTTTTGATGACTCAACAAGTACTGCACGTTTTATTTCACTGTACTCACGGTTGTGGCGGACAAGATTAGATAAAGCCATTTGCATAGGTTGCATTGAAGGATTAAAAGCAGCATTTTCAGCATAGCGACCACAAAAGGTTGCGCCATCATGGGTTTCTAACACAACGGCAGCGTGGCATTGAGTATAAGGCGCATAACTTAAGCCTGCTTGATCAAGCGCCTCTATAATCGTCGGGTCATTTGATTCAAGTACAAACTCTACTTCGTTTTTAGTCAGTAAAGGTCGAG
This Shewanella aestuarii DNA region includes the following protein-coding sequences:
- a CDS encoding acyl-CoA thioesterase, with translation MAGVDRAITLRFLAEPADVNFGGKVHGGAVMKWIDLAAYATAAGWSGKYCITVYAGGIRFVKPIHVGNIVEVTGKIIYTGTSSMHVAIDVKAGDPKNAERHLTTHCIVIMVAVDDEGKPTSVPEWLPQTEDDVRLRDTALRLMDMRKRIGAEMEAHVKPIIE
- a CDS encoding NAD(P)-dependent oxidoreductase; the encoded protein is MAKVAFLGLGVMGFPMAGHLAAAGHEVTVYNRTKAKAELWIQQYQGKMAATPKEAALGQDLVFTCVGNDDDLRQVVMGDDGAIHGMSPNTILVDHTTASADVARELYAALAINHIAFLDAPISGGQAGAVNGVLTVMMGGDQAPFESVKPIIDAYSRCAELLGPVGSGQLTKMVNQICIAGVVQGLAEGLHFAKSAGLDGLKVIEVISKGAAQSWQMENRYQTMWQGEYNFGFAIDWMRKDLGIALDEARRNGSTLPVAALVDQFYADVQAMQGNRWDTSSLLARLEKNR
- the fabF gene encoding beta-ketoacyl-ACP synthase II → MSKRRVVITGLGLVTPVGNDVESSWKALLAGQSGIAPITKFDATEFGTRFSGSVKDFDIEQYLTKKDARKMDLFIQYGMAASIQAIKDSGLDMNQEQANRVGTAIGAGMGGMPLIEQNHAALLNGGPRKVSPFFVPSTIINMIAGHISIMYGMTGPNFAVTTACTTGVHNIGFAARTIAYGDADVMIAGGAEDVTCPLAVAGFGSAKALSTRNDDPTKASRPWDKDRDGFVIGDGAGVLVMEEYEHAKARGAKIYGELVGFGMSGDAFHMTSPPADGAGAAAAMLNAINDAGIAKEQVGYINAHGTSTPAGDKAEAAAVKSVFAEHAYNLLVSSTKSMTGHLLGAAGSVEAIITLLALQDQIIPPTINLDNPDEGCDLDFVPHTAREHQFDYALCNSFGFGGTNGSLLFKKV